A single Pseudodesulfovibrio aespoeensis Aspo-2 DNA region contains:
- the nspC gene encoding carboxynorspermidine decarboxylase: MDGRREYRFDPAGVKTPCFVVDEGLLRDNLDILASVRQRAGCKVLLALKCFAMHSTFPLLAPQLDGVCASSPHEARLGCEEFAPHCRPGTGEVHTFAAGFSEADIRDLCQTSDHIVFNSFAQLDRFRPLVRELAEANGRAIELALRINPEHSEGATPIYDPCAPGSRLGIRRAHFDPANLDGVTGLHWHNLCEQDADCLERTVAAVEASFADVLPRMRYVNFGGGHHITRPGYDVDLLVRIITRFKEKWGVEVYLEPGEAVALNAGYLVTTVLDVIRADMDIVIMDSAVPCHMPDVIEMPYRPHIVGSGEPGDKAWTCRIGGPSCLAGDVAGEYSFDTPPMTGDRLVFTDMAIYSMVKTNTFNGIQLPSIRIFRPQTGEMVTVRSFGYQDFKNRLS; the protein is encoded by the coding sequence GTGGACGGACGGCGCGAATACCGTTTCGACCCTGCCGGGGTCAAGACCCCGTGCTTTGTGGTGGACGAGGGGCTGCTCAGGGACAACCTGGACATCCTCGCCTCGGTGCGGCAGCGCGCCGGGTGCAAGGTGCTCCTGGCCCTCAAGTGCTTTGCCATGCACAGCACATTCCCCCTGCTGGCCCCGCAGCTCGACGGCGTGTGCGCCAGCTCGCCCCACGAGGCGCGCCTGGGGTGCGAGGAGTTCGCGCCCCATTGCCGCCCCGGAACGGGCGAGGTCCACACCTTTGCCGCCGGGTTCAGCGAGGCGGACATCCGCGACCTGTGCCAGACCAGCGACCACATCGTCTTCAACTCCTTTGCCCAGCTCGACCGGTTCCGCCCCCTGGTGCGCGAACTGGCCGAAGCGAACGGACGCGCCATTGAGTTGGCCCTGCGCATCAACCCCGAGCATTCCGAGGGGGCCACGCCCATCTACGACCCCTGTGCGCCCGGCTCGCGCCTGGGCATCCGCCGCGCCCACTTCGACCCGGCCAATCTCGACGGCGTGACCGGCCTGCACTGGCACAACCTCTGCGAGCAGGACGCCGATTGCCTGGAGCGCACCGTGGCCGCGGTGGAGGCGTCGTTCGCCGATGTCCTGCCGCGCATGCGCTACGTCAACTTCGGCGGCGGCCACCACATCACCCGGCCCGGCTACGATGTGGACCTGCTGGTGCGCATCATCACCCGGTTCAAGGAGAAGTGGGGGGTGGAGGTCTACCTGGAGCCGGGCGAGGCCGTGGCCCTCAACGCGGGCTATCTGGTGACCACGGTCCTCGACGTGATCCGGGCGGACATGGACATCGTCATCATGGACTCGGCAGTGCCCTGCCACATGCCCGATGTCATCGAGATGCCCTACCGGCCCCACATCGTCGGCTCGGGCGAGCCCGGAGACAAGGCCTGGACCTGCCGCATCGGCGGGCCTTCCTGCCTGGCCGGGGACGTGGCGGGCGAATATTCCTTTGACACGCCCCCTATGACCGGCGATAGGCTTGTGTTCACGGACATGGCCATCTACTCCATGGTCAAGACCAACACCTTCAATGGCATCCAGCTGCCCTCGATCCGCATATTCAGACCGCAGACCGGCGAGATGGTCACGGTTCGCAGCTTCGGCTACCAAGACTTCAAAAACCGCCTGTCATAG